A genomic stretch from Gopherus flavomarginatus isolate rGopFla2 chromosome 3, rGopFla2.mat.asm, whole genome shotgun sequence includes:
- the RAD1 gene encoding cell cycle checkpoint protein RAD1 codes for MPLSTQPETGDDQYVLVGSLDNVRNLSNILKAIHFKDHATCFATTNGIKVTVENAKCLQANAFIQAGIFQEFIVQEEPVTFRINLAVLLDCLTIFGTNSLPGTSTALRMCYRGYGYPLTLFLEEGGVVTVCKINTEEPEETLDFDFCSTNVVNKIILQSEGLREAFAELDMTSEVLQITMSPDKPYFRLSTFGNAGSAHLDYPKDSDLMEAFHCNQTQTNRYKISLLKPSTKALVLSCKVSIRTDNRGFLSLQYMIRNEDGQICFVEYYCCPDEDITESEL; via the exons ATGCCCCTCTCCACTCAACCTGAAACTGGTGATGACCAGTATGTTTTAGTTGGCAGTCTTGACAATGTCAGAAACCTCTCAAATATCCTAAAAGCCATTCATTTTAAAGACCATGCAACATGTTTTGCAACTACAAATGGAATCAAGGTTACAGTGGAAAATGCAAAGTGTCTGCAGGCAAATGCCTTTATTCAG gcagGGATTTTTCAAGAATTTATTGTACAGGAAGAGCCTGTGACGTTTCGAATCAATTTGGCTGTTCTTTTAGACTGCTTGACCATTTTTGGTACAAATTCTTTGCCAG GTACTTCAACAGCACTTCGAATGTGTTACCGTGGTTATGGCTACCCCTTGACCCTATTTCTAGAAGAAGGAGGTGTGGTAACTGTGTGTAAAATTAACACTGAAGAACCTGAAGAGACACTAGATTTTGATTTCTGCAGTACAAATGTGGTTAATAAAATTATCCTGCAGTCAGAAGGGTTAAGAGAAGCATTTGCTGAATTAGATATGACCAGTGAGGTCCTGCAGATCACCATGTCTCCAGACAAGCCTTATTTCAG ATTATCCACCTTTGGCAATGCAGGAAGTGCTCATCTTGACTATCCCAAAGATTCTGATTTGATGGAAGCATTTCATTGCAATCAGACCCAGACGAACAG GTATAAGATCTCTTTGCTCAAACCATCTACTAAGGCACTAGTTTTATCTTGTAAAGTGTCTATTCGGACAGATAATCGGGGATTCCTTTCACTGCAGTATATGATTAGGAATGAAGATGGACAGATCTGTTTTGTAGAGTACTATTGTTGCCCTGATGAGGACATTACTGAATCAGAACTATAG